In Cytophagales bacterium, the following are encoded in one genomic region:
- a CDS encoding DNA-binding domain-containing protein gives MRYYLVENPLVEGKYYAKINPTGTYGEEELIQYMLEKGTGQSESDIRAVVTLWNNSILELAKRGYYVNTSLEQRRPDIKGSFENEEDTFDPNRHQIKVDTIPTTQFTKAFRDTSVEKVNDVADRSNPVLSKYIDHGSDTINEVLTAGSIGQLTGRRLKFDEAAADEGLYFIAEDGTEINITTIVKNNPSEIIFGVPEGMAAGFYQLQVRNRYNKSNDPRVSTLKSPIEVLAPADAA, from the coding sequence ATGAGATATTATCTTGTTGAGAATCCATTGGTAGAAGGTAAATACTACGCAAAAATCAACCCAACAGGCACCTATGGTGAAGAAGAACTTATCCAGTACATGCTGGAAAAAGGTACGGGACAAAGTGAATCTGATATCCGTGCCGTAGTTACGCTTTGGAACAACAGCATTTTAGAATTAGCCAAACGTGGCTATTACGTCAACACTTCCCTTGAACAGCGCCGACCCGACATCAAAGGGTCCTTCGAAAACGAAGAAGATACATTCGATCCCAATCGCCATCAAATCAAAGTGGATACGATCCCTACCACGCAGTTCACCAAAGCCTTTCGGGATACCTCCGTGGAGAAAGTAAATGACGTGGCAGATCGTTCTAACCCGGTTTTATCAAAATATATCGATCACGGGAGTGATACCATCAATGAAGTGCTCACTGCCGGAAGTATTGGTCAGTTAACAGGAAGACGACTCAAATTTGATGAAGCAGCGGCAGATGAGGGATTGTACTTTATTGCAGAAGATGGAACCGAGATCAACATTACAACGATTGTGAAAAACAACCCTTCTGAGATCATCTTTGGGGTGCCGGAGGGAATGGCTGCAGGGTTCTACCAATTGCAGGTCAGGAACCGGTATAATAAGAGCAATGACCCTCGCGTAAGTACACTGAAATCGCCCATCGAAGTGCTTGCGCCAGCCGACGCGGCATAA
- a CDS encoding ATP-binding cassette domain-containing protein gives MSRTVTPEIVIEGAKTNNLQNISLRIPHHQLIAVTGISGSGKSSLVFDLIAQEAQRRYFETLPNFARQFSGKLNRPEVDVIEGLSPVIAIGQQTSGMHARSTVGTLSDLYDFLRLLFARTGTTTSDIQLSRSLFSFNSIAGKCHQCQGIGQEEEIDLNRLIADPPKTIREGALATTLPTGYIMYSQVTIDVLNQVCKAEGFHVDIPWNQLTSEQQAIILYGSQKIKVPFGKHSLESRLKWTGIKAKPREEGFYKGMIPIMSDILRRDRNANILKYVHAITCTACQGARLNQDALSVLVHGQSIANISSFEVQALADWIKSNRWSSVASPITQQLLRRLEVLANLGLGHLTLNRPANTLRPGEIQRIRIANQILAPLSNVLYIFDEPSVGLHHTEQAVMMQYFRGLVNRGNTVMLVEHQLPTIRSVDHLIDIGPGAGSNGGTVLFNGTLQEFLQKKPLTQHNPTHRALTEPVSPRKSKGGKQHGVLRLAGCHGRNLKHIDVSFQLGKLNIISGKSGTGKFTLVKDTLVRLIQQKLGLQETDEPVSVESGENLDAIQQLVYVSHTPIGKTPRSNPATYLGLADHIRDLFASLPEAKASGFTKSRFSFNNKGGRCETCQGAGKVQIGMHFLGKVDLTCGTCNGNRFNESTLNIRYKEKSIADCYRLSVDQAIDFFEGQPKILKGLHILQEIGLGYLSLGQSSTTLSGGEAQRIKIANQLQKKDTGDTLYVLIEPALGLHHQDISSLMQLFDRLKRNGNTIVCIEQQETIIQSADWHIELGPESGMAGGHIHHMGLPQPMQEHQPAPALTITPAAKHKMISLQGVNTHGLKNLQVDFPKNQLSVVTGVSGSGKSSLVYDTLYAEANARFTASLSTYHRSLLQQNNPSIIRSYEGLGPAIGIRRKKGTPNKRSTAGTLSGVYDAFRLLYSRIAQQAGKSFTAQHFSYNHHLGACPHCEGIGTLRKCDPETLITAPEKSLLAGALSSNKGLTYYVDPHGQFMATLNTVAQHHHWDFNQPWNELSEEIQYAVLYGTGDQSWEVTWHFKTKTKTGRQNLTAKWLGLCTYVEDEYQRRLHNKNIEHLAVLMHDVTCTTCQGSRLKPALLAIQFLQKNIHELTQLTISDCLTALDQQPDDPVIQQIAAVVLPGVKATLKTMHELGLGHLQLNRAIHTLSGGEWQRVTLSGQLSTHLYGVTYVLDEPSIGLDAQQVTVLVNVLQELIRNGNTVVVVEHDPDFIRSADYVVEMGPGAGSTGGEIVFQGPTKNIQQHLDSATYKLVHASAIEQIKPNQHDTQTFGIKGAASNNLKHIDVTFQSGQVTTITGVSGSGKSSLIREVLYQSWLRQGPINCKSVHGLGAFEAVEWIDQDPLTQSRLSSPTLYLGLLDALQGLFSKTEQAKQGSFKKADFSYQSKRGKCPTCSGHGAVKTSMDFMSDLWLTCDTCQGLRYHQDILAVTYQEKNIGEILQLTIQEAISIFQETLSDPLQLLIDLGLGHLQLGQPFNTLSGGETQRLKLAKSLLNNRKGSTLYIFDEPSTGLHYLDLRKLIQVFQSLIDRGDTLIFIEHNQTLIQAANQVITLGPGSGDNGGWLV, from the coding sequence AGGACTCTCTCCTGTCATCGCCATTGGCCAGCAAACCTCCGGTATGCACGCCCGCTCTACCGTGGGCACCCTCTCCGACTTGTATGATTTTTTGCGCTTGTTATTTGCCCGTACGGGTACAACAACGAGCGATATCCAACTTTCCCGTTCACTCTTTTCCTTCAATTCCATCGCAGGAAAATGCCATCAATGTCAGGGAATCGGCCAGGAAGAAGAAATTGATCTGAACCGATTGATTGCCGATCCGCCCAAAACCATTCGGGAAGGCGCCCTCGCCACTACGCTGCCTACAGGCTATATCATGTACTCCCAGGTGACCATTGATGTGCTCAACCAGGTATGCAAAGCAGAAGGTTTTCACGTTGATATTCCCTGGAATCAACTTACCAGCGAGCAACAAGCCATCATTTTGTATGGTAGTCAAAAGATCAAGGTACCTTTTGGTAAACACAGTCTGGAATCTCGGCTCAAATGGACCGGCATCAAAGCCAAACCTCGTGAAGAAGGCTTTTACAAAGGCATGATCCCCATCATGTCTGATATCCTTCGGCGAGATCGCAATGCCAATATCCTGAAATATGTCCATGCAATAACTTGTACTGCTTGTCAGGGTGCCCGGCTGAACCAGGATGCCTTGAGCGTGCTGGTGCATGGTCAATCCATTGCGAACATCAGTTCCTTCGAAGTTCAGGCTTTGGCCGATTGGATAAAGTCCAACAGGTGGTCATCCGTCGCTTCACCCATTACCCAACAGCTGCTACGGCGACTGGAGGTCCTTGCTAATCTGGGATTGGGACATTTGACACTAAACCGACCCGCCAACACCTTGCGCCCCGGAGAAATCCAGCGCATACGCATCGCCAATCAGATCCTCGCGCCACTGAGTAATGTCCTATACATTTTCGACGAACCTTCCGTAGGGCTGCATCATACCGAACAAGCGGTAATGATGCAATACTTCCGTGGATTGGTGAATCGTGGAAATACCGTCATGCTGGTGGAGCATCAACTCCCAACCATTCGCAGCGTTGACCACCTCATTGATATCGGGCCAGGCGCCGGAAGCAACGGGGGCACTGTATTATTCAACGGGACTTTACAGGAATTTCTTCAAAAAAAGCCCTTAACCCAGCATAACCCCACTCACCGTGCGTTGACGGAACCAGTATCACCAAGAAAATCCAAAGGCGGAAAACAACACGGTGTGCTGCGCCTGGCGGGATGTCACGGCCGCAACTTAAAGCACATTGATGTCTCCTTTCAGTTAGGGAAACTCAATATCATTAGCGGTAAATCCGGCACAGGAAAGTTCACTTTGGTAAAAGACACATTAGTTCGACTCATTCAACAAAAACTTGGCCTTCAGGAAACAGATGAGCCTGTCTCAGTGGAATCTGGAGAAAACCTGGACGCCATCCAACAACTGGTCTATGTGAGTCATACCCCCATCGGTAAGACACCACGCAGCAACCCGGCGACTTACCTGGGACTGGCAGACCATATCCGCGACTTGTTTGCGAGTCTACCGGAAGCAAAAGCCTCAGGATTCACCAAATCCCGGTTCTCTTTCAACAACAAAGGTGGACGATGTGAAACATGCCAGGGAGCAGGAAAAGTTCAAATCGGGATGCATTTCCTGGGGAAAGTTGATCTCACTTGTGGTACTTGTAACGGCAATCGGTTTAACGAATCCACGTTGAATATTCGGTACAAAGAAAAGTCCATCGCAGACTGTTATCGACTGTCTGTTGATCAGGCAATAGATTTTTTTGAAGGACAACCTAAGATTCTAAAAGGCCTACACATCCTTCAGGAAATTGGATTGGGCTATTTATCGCTCGGTCAGTCCTCCACTACCCTCTCAGGAGGTGAAGCACAACGCATCAAAATCGCCAACCAACTACAGAAAAAAGATACCGGGGATACACTATACGTACTCATCGAACCTGCCTTAGGGCTGCATCATCAGGACATTAGTTCGCTGATGCAGTTGTTTGATCGATTGAAAAGAAACGGAAACACCATTGTTTGCATTGAGCAGCAAGAAACCATCATCCAGTCGGCAGATTGGCACATTGAATTAGGTCCCGAGAGCGGCATGGCCGGTGGGCATATCCATCATATGGGACTACCACAACCCATGCAGGAGCATCAACCAGCACCCGCCTTAACCATCACTCCTGCTGCTAAGCATAAGATGATATCGTTGCAAGGCGTAAATACACATGGTCTGAAAAACCTGCAGGTTGACTTTCCAAAAAACCAATTGAGTGTGGTCACGGGCGTATCTGGGAGTGGCAAGTCTTCGTTGGTCTATGACACGTTGTATGCCGAAGCTAACGCCAGATTCACGGCCTCACTCTCCACTTATCATCGAAGTTTGCTACAACAAAACAATCCATCAATCATTCGGTCCTACGAAGGGTTAGGGCCAGCCATAGGCATTCGTCGCAAAAAAGGTACTCCGAACAAGCGGTCTACCGCAGGTACCTTATCTGGCGTATATGATGCTTTTCGCCTGCTCTACTCCAGGATCGCGCAACAAGCGGGTAAGTCCTTCACCGCACAACATTTTTCCTACAACCATCACCTTGGCGCATGCCCACACTGTGAGGGGATCGGTACACTAAGAAAATGCGACCCTGAAACGTTGATCACCGCCCCGGAAAAATCACTCCTTGCCGGAGCCCTGTCGTCCAACAAAGGCTTAACCTATTATGTCGATCCACATGGCCAGTTCATGGCTACCTTAAATACAGTAGCTCAACACCACCACTGGGACTTCAATCAGCCCTGGAACGAATTATCCGAGGAGATTCAATACGCTGTACTTTACGGCACTGGTGATCAATCTTGGGAGGTGACCTGGCATTTTAAAACCAAAACGAAGACGGGCAGACAAAACCTTACGGCCAAATGGCTGGGGTTGTGTACCTACGTCGAAGACGAGTATCAGCGCCGGTTACACAACAAAAACATCGAACACCTGGCCGTCCTGATGCATGATGTAACCTGCACAACTTGCCAGGGAAGCCGGTTAAAACCTGCCTTACTAGCCATTCAATTCTTGCAAAAAAACATCCATGAATTGACCCAGCTGACCATCAGCGACTGCTTAACTGCGTTGGATCAGCAACCTGATGACCCGGTCATTCAGCAAATAGCGGCAGTGGTTTTACCCGGTGTAAAGGCTACCCTAAAAACGATGCACGAGTTGGGTTTAGGGCATCTGCAGTTGAATCGAGCTATTCATACGCTTTCCGGTGGCGAATGGCAACGCGTGACACTATCCGGGCAGTTGTCGACGCACTTGTATGGGGTAACCTATGTGCTTGATGAACCCAGTATCGGTCTGGACGCGCAACAAGTCACAGTCCTGGTCAATGTCTTGCAGGAACTGATCCGCAATGGGAATACGGTAGTGGTCGTAGAACATGATCCTGACTTTATTCGATCCGCCGATTACGTGGTAGAAATGGGGCCTGGTGCGGGCAGTACGGGTGGAGAAATTGTTTTTCAAGGGCCCACCAAAAACATCCAACAGCATTTAGATTCGGCTACCTATAAGCTAGTCCACGCTTCAGCCATTGAACAGATTAAGCCAAATCAGCATGACACACAGACTTTTGGAATCAAAGGAGCGGCCAGCAATAACTTGAAGCACATCGATGTGACCTTCCAATCGGGACAAGTCACCACCATCACCGGCGTATCCGGCAGCGGTAAATCAAGCTTGATCAGGGAAGTCCTCTATCAATCATGGCTGAGGCAAGGCCCGATCAATTGCAAATCAGTTCATGGCCTTGGAGCATTTGAAGCTGTGGAATGGATCGATCAGGATCCTTTGACCCAAAGTAGGCTGAGTTCGCCTACTTTGTACCTGGGCTTACTGGATGCGCTTCAGGGCTTATTCTCGAAAACAGAGCAAGCCAAGCAGGGGAGCTTCAAAAAAGCCGATTTCTCATATCAAAGTAAGCGTGGGAAATGTCCAACCTGTTCGGGTCATGGAGCCGTGAAAACCAGCATGGACTTCATGAGCGATCTGTGGCTCACCTGCGATACTTGCCAGGGGCTGCGGTACCATCAGGATATCCTTGCCGTGACTTATCAGGAAAAAAATATCGGAGAAATCCTACAACTAACGATTCAGGAAGCGATTTCTATTTTCCAAGAAACCCTATCCGATCCCTTACAATTACTCATCGATTTAGGACTGGGACATTTGCAACTGGGTCAACCTTTTAACACCTTATCAGGCGGTGAAACACAGCGATTGAAACTAGCTAAGTCGCTGCTGAATAACCGAAAAGGATCTACCCTCTATATCTTTGACGAACCCAGCACCGGATTGCATTACCTCGACTTACGGAAATTGATCCAGGTCTTTCAATCCTTGATTGATCGGGGCGATACGTTGATTTTCATCGAACACAACCAAACCCTGATCCAGGCGGCTAATCAGGTGATCACCTTAGGACCGGGAAGTGGCGATAATGGTGGATGGTTGGTGTGA